The following are from one region of the Gryllotalpicola protaetiae genome:
- the ribA gene encoding GTP cyclohydrolase II, with the protein MSIGTIPEAIAALRAGSPIIVADDESRENEGDIIIAAEFATQEWLAWMIRNTSGFVCAPMTNEIADRLELPVMVVDNRDPLGTNYTVSVDAADRTSTGISAGERAHTLRVLADLDSTPASLNRPGHVLPLRAVDGGVRARGGHTEASVDLMKLAGLTPVAAIAEVVANDGEMMRLPGLIALGEEKGLPVVTIAALIEYLNEFHADTRLETLTPIPESSSVTFEVETGLPTTHGSFRVRAYRDRMTGADHVAIIAGDPAEHGALVRVHSECLTGEAFGSLKCECGPQLDAALDTIQRDGGVVIYLRGHEGRGIGLINKLRAYQLQAEGLDTLDANLALGLPVDARDYTAAGDILKDLGVRSVRLLTNNPDKVSQLESHGIRVDERVPLVVGVGALNAGYLETKRDRMGHLIESLGVDQHQ; encoded by the coding sequence ATGAGCATCGGAACGATTCCCGAGGCGATCGCCGCGCTGCGCGCCGGCTCGCCGATCATCGTGGCCGACGACGAGAGCCGCGAGAACGAGGGCGACATCATCATCGCCGCCGAGTTCGCGACGCAGGAGTGGCTCGCCTGGATGATCCGCAACACGAGCGGATTCGTGTGCGCGCCGATGACCAACGAGATCGCCGACCGCCTCGAGCTGCCGGTGATGGTCGTCGACAACCGCGACCCGCTCGGCACGAACTACACCGTGAGCGTCGACGCGGCCGACCGCACCTCGACGGGCATCAGCGCGGGCGAGCGTGCGCACACGCTGCGCGTGCTCGCCGACCTGGATTCCACGCCTGCGTCGCTCAACCGGCCGGGGCACGTACTGCCGCTGCGGGCCGTCGACGGCGGGGTCCGCGCGCGAGGCGGGCACACCGAGGCATCCGTCGATCTCATGAAGCTCGCGGGACTGACGCCGGTCGCCGCGATCGCCGAGGTGGTCGCGAACGACGGCGAGATGATGCGCCTGCCCGGGCTCATCGCGCTCGGCGAGGAGAAGGGGCTGCCGGTCGTCACGATCGCGGCGCTCATCGAGTACCTCAATGAGTTCCACGCGGACACCCGGCTCGAGACGCTCACCCCGATCCCCGAGTCGAGCAGCGTGACCTTCGAGGTCGAGACCGGCCTGCCGACGACGCACGGCTCGTTCCGGGTGCGCGCGTACCGCGATCGGATGACCGGGGCGGACCACGTCGCGATCATCGCGGGCGACCCCGCGGAGCACGGCGCGCTCGTGCGGGTGCACTCCGAGTGCCTGACCGGTGAGGCGTTCGGCTCGCTCAAGTGCGAGTGCGGGCCGCAGCTGGATGCCGCGCTCGACACCATTCAGCGCGACGGCGGCGTCGTGATCTACCTGCGCGGGCACGAGGGCCGCGGCATCGGGCTCATCAACAAGCTGCGCGCCTACCAGCTGCAGGCCGAGGGGCTCGACACGCTCGACGCGAACCTGGCGCTCGGGCTGCCGGTGGACGCGCGGGACTACACGGCGGCCGGCGACATCCTGAAGGATCTCGGCGTGCGCTCGGTGCGCCTGCTGACCAACAACCCCGACAAGGTGAGCCAGCTCGAGTCGCACGGCATCAGGGTCGATGAGCGCGTGCCGCTCGTGGTCGGGGTCGGCGCGCTCAACGCCGGCTACCTCGAGACCAAGCGCGATCGTATGGGGCATCTCATCGAGAGCCTCGGCGTCGACCAGCACCAGTAG
- a CDS encoding pyridoxamine 5'-phosphate oxidase family protein, producing the protein MSDNDVPAATELGAGHSWELLGSAGYGRLAVVIAGAPEIFPVNFVARHPTVYLRTGEGTKLFGATVGHPVALEVDQVDSTGAWSVVAKGTPREAIAQDEVDAVDQLGLEPWVPTVKRHLIAIDVTSVSGRRFEFGAEPEVDPAAEPTD; encoded by the coding sequence ATGAGCGACAACGATGTCCCTGCGGCCACCGAGCTGGGGGCCGGCCACAGCTGGGAGCTACTGGGTTCGGCCGGCTACGGGCGACTCGCCGTCGTGATCGCCGGGGCGCCTGAGATCTTCCCCGTGAACTTCGTCGCGAGGCATCCGACCGTCTACCTGCGCACCGGCGAGGGAACCAAGCTGTTCGGCGCAACAGTCGGGCACCCGGTCGCCCTCGAGGTCGACCAGGTCGACTCGACGGGGGCCTGGTCGGTCGTCGCGAAGGGCACGCCGCGCGAGGCCATCGCGCAGGACGAGGTCGACGCCGTCGACCAGCTCGGCCTCGAGCCGTGGGTGCCGACGGTGAAGCGCCATTTGATTGCGATCGACGTCACGTCGGTCTCGGGTCGGCGCTTCGAGTTCGGCGCGGAGCCAGAGGTCGACCCGGCTGCTGAGCCCACCGACTAG
- the ribH gene encoding 6,7-dimethyl-8-ribityllumazine synthase: MAGSGAPTEFEKIDATGLRVVVVAGTWHDVITDGLIAGARRVLEESGARHSLVRVPGSFELPVVAKAALEAGADAVVALGVIIRGGTPHFEYVSSAATDGLTRVALDTGKPVGFGVLTLDDEQQGLDRAGLPGSQEDKGAEAAHAALATALTLRALRS, from the coding sequence ATGGCCGGAAGCGGCGCCCCCACCGAGTTCGAGAAGATCGACGCGACGGGCCTGCGCGTCGTCGTCGTCGCGGGCACCTGGCACGACGTCATCACCGACGGCCTCATCGCCGGCGCCCGTCGCGTGCTCGAGGAATCCGGCGCCCGTCATTCGCTCGTGCGCGTTCCCGGATCGTTCGAGCTGCCGGTCGTGGCGAAGGCCGCGCTCGAGGCGGGGGCCGACGCGGTAGTGGCGCTCGGCGTGATCATCCGCGGCGGCACCCCGCACTTCGAGTACGTCTCGTCGGCCGCCACCGACGGCCTCACCCGGGTGGCGCTCGACACGGGCAAGCCGGTCGGCTTCGGCGTGCTCACGCTCGACGACGAGCAGCAGGGTCTCGACCGGGCCGGCCTGCCCGGCTCGCAGGAGGACAAGGGCGCCGAGGCCGCGCACGCCGCGCTGGCCACGGCGCTCACGCTGCGCGCGCTGCGCAGCTGA
- a CDS encoding riboflavin synthase, which yields MFTGIIEEIGEITRVQQYGDAARITVRGPLAIDGAKHGDSISVSGVCLTVVGLERDEFTADVMRETLEMSTLDKAAIGTHVNLERAAQLGDRLGGHIVQGHVDGTAVVLSTADGSAWRVVRLSLTPELAPLVARKGSIAIDGTSLTVSAVGGDALDGYWFEVSLIPETLAATTLGQRVPGDLVNLETDIVARQVERMLQFRVPSQEEVHA from the coding sequence ATGTTCACCGGAATCATCGAAGAGATCGGCGAGATCACCCGCGTGCAGCAGTACGGCGACGCGGCGCGCATCACCGTGCGCGGCCCGCTCGCGATCGACGGGGCCAAACACGGCGACTCGATCTCGGTCAGCGGCGTGTGCCTCACCGTCGTAGGTCTCGAGCGCGACGAGTTCACGGCAGACGTGATGCGCGAGACGCTCGAGATGTCGACGCTCGACAAGGCCGCGATCGGCACCCACGTGAACCTCGAGCGCGCCGCGCAGCTCGGCGACCGGCTCGGCGGGCACATCGTGCAGGGGCACGTCGACGGCACGGCCGTCGTGCTGTCGACGGCCGACGGCAGCGCCTGGCGCGTCGTGCGCCTCTCGCTCACCCCCGAGCTCGCGCCGCTCGTGGCGCGCAAGGGCTCGATCGCGATCGACGGCACCTCGCTCACGGTCAGCGCGGTGGGTGGCGACGCGCTCGACGGGTACTGGTTCGAGGTGTCGCTCATTCCCGAGACCCTCGCCGCCACGACCCTGGGCCAGCGGGTGCCGGGCGACCTGGTGAATCTCGAGACCGACATCGTGGCGAGGCAGGTCGAACGGATGCTTCAATTCCGCGTTCCTTCGCAGGAAGAGGTGCACGCATGA